The genomic segment GATGGCTTTCATTACATTAATTGTATGATATCGAAGTTCTCTAACGGGGTTTACTGTTTTCATTTTATAAACTCCTGCGTTACCCCTCGTTGGAAAAGAGGGGGTGAGGGGAGATTTCATAGCTCACATCATACTCCATATCTTTTCTAAAACTCCATTCATATTGTCAATAACTTCTCTATCTGAGATCCTCAACACATGTAATCCGATACTTTCCAAATAGCTGTCTCGTTGGCTATCCTTTGCTTTTTCTTCATCTAAGTAATGCTGTCCACCATCAATCTCTATAACCAGCTCCCCCGTGGGACAGTAAAAATCAACTATAAATCTTCCTAAAGGCTTCTGCCTGTAAAACTGATATCCCTTTATCTGTTTACTCCGTAACTTTAACCACAACGCCTTTTCAGCATCTGTCATATTTTTTCTAAGATTCTGGGAATACGGTTTTAAACGATCATTGTACAGCAACATGTTCTTAAAATCCCCCTCTATCCCCCTT from the Deltaproteobacteria bacterium genome contains:
- a CDS encoding DUF559 domain-containing protein; amino-acid sequence: MLLYNDRLKPYSQNLRKNMTDAEKALWLKLRSKQIKGYQFYRQKPLGRFIVDFYCPTGELVIEIDGGQHYLDEEKAKDSQRDSYLESIGLHVLRISDREVIDNMNGVLEKIWSMM